From a single Micromonospora pallida genomic region:
- a CDS encoding Na(+)/H(+) antiporter subunit C, with translation MTPNLTYVLVVGVLFAAGVTLLLERSLTRILMGVVLLGNGANLLLLTGGRAGGPPIVGTTPEEEMSDPLPQAMVLTAIVITLGMTAFLLALSYRSWHLNGHDEVQDDVEDRRIMDLAERDEGPGTADEQTAGEPGEDDDPVPTPSGADAGRAG, from the coding sequence GTGACGCCGAACCTTACCTACGTCCTCGTGGTCGGGGTGCTCTTCGCCGCCGGGGTGACCCTGCTGCTGGAGCGCAGCCTCACCCGGATCCTGATGGGCGTCGTCCTGCTCGGCAACGGCGCCAACCTGCTCCTGCTCACCGGCGGCCGGGCCGGCGGCCCGCCGATCGTCGGTACCACTCCCGAGGAGGAGATGAGCGATCCGCTGCCCCAGGCGATGGTGCTCACCGCCATCGTCATCACCCTCGGCATGACGGCCTTCCTGCTCGCCCTCTCCTACCGGAGCTGGCACCTCAACGGTCACGACGAGGTGCAGGACGACGTGGAGGACCGCCGGATCATGGACCTCGCCGAGCGGGACGAGGGGCCGGGCACCGCCGACGAGCAGACCGCCGGTGAGCCGGGCGAGGACGACGACCCGGTGCCCACCCCGTCGGGTGCGGACGCGGGGAGGGCCGGATGA
- a CDS encoding YccF domain-containing protein, with protein sequence MIRFLLNALWFVFGSGFVLAIGYGLAALVCFVLIVTIPFGVAALRLARYSLWPFGRTLVEKPDAGLASGAANIVWLLVAGWWLALSHILAGIAQCVSIVGIPFGLANFKLVPAALWPLGREVVETP encoded by the coding sequence GTGATTCGCTTTCTGTTGAATGCGCTCTGGTTCGTCTTCGGTAGTGGATTCGTGTTGGCCATCGGGTACGGACTCGCGGCGCTGGTCTGCTTCGTACTCATCGTCACGATCCCGTTCGGCGTCGCCGCGCTGCGGCTGGCCCGGTACTCGCTCTGGCCCTTCGGCCGCACCCTGGTCGAGAAGCCGGACGCCGGCCTGGCCTCCGGCGCGGCGAACATCGTCTGGCTGCTGGTGGCCGGCTGGTGGCTCGCCCTGTCGCACATTCTCGCCGGCATCGCCCAGTGCGTCAGCATCGTCGGCATCCCGTTCGGCCTGGCGAACTTCAAGCTCGTCCCCGCCGCCCTCTGGCCGCTGGGCCGGGAGGTCGTCGAGACGCCCTGA
- a CDS encoding Na+/H+ antiporter subunit D, which translates to MNHLVPMPVVMPLLGAALTLMLAGRPRAQRWVSLTVLTATVVVAALLLFWSTVDGPLVVEVGGWVAPLGIVLVADQLAALMLVVSAAVTLCVLVYSIGQGMADGDEETPLSVYHPTYLVLTAGVCNAFLSGDLFNLYVGFEILLVASYVLLTLGSTETRIRAGTTYVVVSLLSSMVFLVAIGLVYSATGTLNLAQLVGRLDALPDDLRLVLQGMLLLAFGIKAAVFPLSAWLPDSYPTAPAPVTAVFAGLLTKVGVYAIIRTETLLFPGGRTADLLLWVAGLTMLVGILGAVAQSDIKRLLSFTLISHIGYMLFGVGLTTSLGLAAAIFYVVHHITIQTTLFLAAGLVERRGGSTALDRLGGLARLSPLLAVLFFVPALNLAGIPPFSGFLGKLGLVQAGVDDGGLLAWGLVAAGLVTSLLTLYAIARVWNLAFWRAPHPDMPTAAAPAADTVAVPAGAPASAGAAVSADAAPVAAGAVPAPIAAAPGAAGAAPAASSVGEAVVPAARVGDAEQTREEPDAGQPAVMLPRLMIASTAALVVFGLALTVVAGPLFEISTDAADDLLRRTPYVEAVYPEGTP; encoded by the coding sequence ATGAACCACCTCGTCCCGATGCCGGTGGTGATGCCGCTGCTCGGCGCGGCGCTCACCCTCATGCTGGCCGGCCGGCCCCGCGCGCAGCGCTGGGTCAGCCTCACCGTGCTCACCGCGACCGTCGTGGTCGCCGCGCTGCTGCTGTTCTGGTCCACCGTCGACGGTCCGCTCGTCGTCGAGGTGGGCGGCTGGGTCGCGCCGCTGGGCATCGTGCTCGTGGCCGACCAGCTCGCCGCGCTGATGCTGGTCGTCTCCGCCGCGGTCACCCTCTGCGTGCTGGTGTACTCGATCGGGCAGGGCATGGCCGACGGCGACGAGGAGACGCCGCTGTCGGTCTACCACCCGACGTACCTGGTGCTCACCGCCGGCGTGTGCAACGCGTTCCTCTCCGGCGACCTGTTCAACCTCTACGTCGGTTTCGAGATCCTGCTGGTCGCCAGCTACGTGCTGCTCACCCTGGGCAGCACCGAGACCCGGATCCGGGCCGGCACCACGTACGTCGTGGTCAGCCTGCTGTCGTCGATGGTCTTCCTGGTGGCGATCGGGCTGGTCTACTCGGCCACCGGCACGCTCAACCTCGCGCAGCTCGTCGGCCGGCTGGACGCCCTCCCGGACGACCTACGCCTGGTCCTCCAGGGCATGCTGCTGCTCGCCTTCGGCATCAAGGCCGCCGTCTTCCCGCTGTCGGCCTGGCTGCCGGACAGCTACCCGACCGCGCCCGCCCCGGTCACCGCGGTCTTCGCCGGCCTGCTCACCAAGGTCGGCGTGTACGCGATCATCCGAACCGAGACGCTGCTCTTCCCCGGTGGCCGGACGGCCGACCTGCTGCTCTGGGTGGCGGGGCTGACCATGCTGGTCGGCATCCTCGGCGCGGTCGCCCAGTCAGACATCAAGCGGCTGCTCTCCTTCACGCTGATCAGCCACATCGGGTACATGCTCTTCGGGGTGGGGCTCACCACCTCGCTCGGCCTGGCCGCCGCGATCTTCTACGTGGTGCACCACATCACCATCCAGACGACCCTGTTCCTCGCCGCCGGTCTGGTCGAGCGGCGGGGTGGCAGCACCGCCCTGGACCGCCTCGGCGGGCTGGCCCGGCTCTCCCCGCTGCTCGCGGTGCTGTTCTTCGTCCCCGCGCTCAACCTCGCCGGCATCCCGCCCTTCTCCGGGTTCCTCGGCAAGCTCGGTCTGGTCCAGGCCGGGGTCGACGACGGCGGGCTGCTGGCCTGGGGGCTGGTCGCCGCCGGCCTGGTCACCAGCCTGCTCACCCTCTACGCCATCGCCCGGGTGTGGAACCTGGCCTTCTGGCGGGCACCCCACCCGGACATGCCCACCGCCGCCGCACCGGCCGCCGACACCGTCGCGGTCCCCGCCGGCGCACCTGCTTCCGCCGGCGCTGCGGTCTCCGCCGACGCCGCCCCGGTCGCTGCCGGCGCCGTCCCTGCCCCGATCGCCGCCGCCCCGGGCGCCGCCGGCGCCGCTCCCGCTGCCTCCAGCGTTGGGGAGGCGGTGGTTCCGGCGGCCCGGGTCGGCGACGCGGAGCAGACCCGCGAGGAGCCGGACGCAGGGCAGCCGGCTGTCATGCTGCCCCGGCTGATGATCGCCTCGACCGCCGCCCTGGTGGTGTTCGGGCTGGCCCTGACGGTGGTCGCCGGGCCGCTCTTCGAGATCAGCACCGACGCCGCCGACGACCTGCTGCGCCGGACCCCGTACGTGGAGGCCGTCTACCCGGAGGGGACGCCGTGA
- a CDS encoding ATP-binding cassette domain-containing protein — protein sequence MPELRAMWWETGVRARAEAGLFAVFAELPRLVAEAVRVSWRTDRFRTSVVAVTTVGAGVMSAFGLLATQRVLVELFAGGPTGDKVMAALPALVALAVVTAIRAGMGIASGYAQNGLTPRVGRAVERRLFEVTTAVRLDAFDADAFADEMERASRGDEAVVSLVQASMNLLAGLAGLLAVGVAVVVIHPLLLLALLVATLPKAWATLRAGHLRYQTYIAGSVRRRRQWLLRRLMAERDSAPELRSYGLRRFLLDQYDRVMGVETDIQLALARRVTTTTSLGAVIGGLATGAVYVLLGLLLVDGRIPLAAAATCVVAVQAAQRSLDALTFQIDRVYTEGQHVGDYTGFLARATAYLPAEGGSGEAPPPLQEIAVRGLSLRYPDRDTPAVDDVTLTIRAGQTVAFVGENGSGKTTLAAMIALLRTPSAGVVEWNGRPLAEWDVGQLRARIAVVTQEYHKWPFTAATNIAIGDVDSEARQDRIEAAAARAVADDMIRELPYGYETLLDRTFAQGQDLSGGQWQRITAARGFLRDAELLIMDEPSSALDPRAEDALFQAIRDRQGRVTTILITHRLANVRHADRIFVLHHGVLVEAGSHAELMAAGGRYAELFALQAAGYDDTVDRHLPGQRRPTTS from the coding sequence CTGCCCGAACTGCGGGCGATGTGGTGGGAGACGGGGGTACGGGCCCGGGCGGAGGCGGGACTGTTCGCCGTCTTCGCCGAACTGCCCCGGCTGGTGGCGGAGGCGGTCCGGGTCAGTTGGCGGACCGACCGGTTCCGTACCTCGGTGGTGGCGGTCACGACGGTCGGTGCCGGGGTGATGTCGGCGTTCGGGCTGTTGGCGACGCAGCGGGTGCTGGTGGAGTTGTTCGCGGGCGGCCCGACCGGTGACAAGGTGATGGCCGCGTTGCCGGCGCTGGTGGCCCTCGCGGTGGTCACCGCGATCCGGGCCGGCATGGGCATCGCCTCCGGGTACGCCCAGAACGGTCTCACCCCGAGGGTCGGCCGGGCGGTGGAGCGCCGGCTGTTCGAGGTGACCACGGCGGTACGGCTGGACGCGTTCGACGCCGACGCCTTCGCCGACGAGATGGAACGCGCTTCCCGGGGCGACGAGGCGGTGGTCTCGCTGGTGCAGGCGTCGATGAACCTGCTCGCCGGACTGGCCGGTCTGCTCGCGGTGGGCGTGGCGGTGGTCGTGATCCACCCGCTGCTGCTTCTGGCGCTGCTGGTCGCGACGCTGCCCAAGGCCTGGGCGACGCTACGGGCCGGGCACCTGCGTTACCAGACCTACATCGCCGGGTCGGTCCGGCGCCGCCGGCAGTGGTTGCTGCGCCGGCTGATGGCCGAACGCGACTCCGCCCCGGAGCTGCGCTCGTACGGGCTGCGCCGGTTCCTGCTCGACCAGTACGACCGGGTGATGGGGGTGGAGACCGACATCCAGCTCGCCCTGGCCCGGCGGGTCACCACGACCACCAGCCTTGGCGCGGTGATCGGCGGCCTCGCCACCGGGGCCGTATACGTCCTGCTCGGCCTGCTGCTCGTCGACGGGCGGATTCCCCTTGCGGCGGCGGCCACCTGCGTGGTCGCGGTGCAGGCCGCGCAGCGCTCCCTCGACGCGCTCACCTTCCAGATCGACCGGGTCTACACCGAGGGGCAGCACGTCGGCGACTACACCGGGTTCCTGGCCCGGGCCACCGCCTACCTGCCCGCCGAGGGCGGGAGCGGGGAGGCCCCGCCGCCGCTGCAGGAGATCGCCGTGCGAGGCCTCAGCCTCCGCTATCCCGACCGGGACACGCCCGCCGTCGACGACGTCACATTGACCATCCGGGCCGGGCAGACGGTGGCGTTCGTGGGGGAGAACGGATCCGGCAAGACAACGCTGGCCGCGATGATCGCGCTCCTGCGTACCCCGAGCGCCGGGGTGGTCGAGTGGAACGGCCGGCCGCTGGCCGAGTGGGACGTCGGTCAGCTCCGGGCCCGCATCGCCGTGGTCACCCAGGAGTACCACAAGTGGCCGTTCACGGCCGCGACGAACATCGCCATCGGGGACGTGGACAGCGAGGCACGGCAGGACCGGATCGAGGCCGCCGCCGCCCGCGCGGTCGCCGACGACATGATCCGCGAGCTGCCGTACGGGTACGAGACGCTGCTCGACCGGACCTTCGCCCAGGGGCAGGACCTCTCCGGTGGGCAGTGGCAGCGGATCACCGCTGCCCGGGGGTTCCTCCGGGACGCCGAACTGCTGATCATGGACGAGCCGTCGTCGGCTCTCGACCCGAGGGCCGAGGACGCCCTCTTCCAGGCCATTCGGGACCGGCAGGGCCGGGTGACCACGATCCTGATCACTCACCGGCTGGCCAACGTCCGGCACGCCGACCGGATCTTCGTCCTGCACCACGGGGTGCTCGTCGAGGCCGGCAGCCACGCCGAGCTGATGGCGGCCGGCGGCCGGTACGCCGAACTCTTCGCGCTCCAGGCCGCCGGGTACGACGACACCGTGGACCGGCACCTGCCCGGACAGCGTCGGCCGACCACGTCCTGA
- a CDS encoding monovalent cation/H+ antiporter complex subunit F, whose product MTAVAVTVTVLLAVAGGLTLLRIIRGPSILDRAVATDVLLAIVVAAIATEAAYSRDATALPVLVVLAILGFVGSVSVARFAARKDPK is encoded by the coding sequence TTGACCGCCGTAGCCGTGACCGTCACCGTCCTGCTCGCCGTGGCCGGCGGGCTCACCCTGCTCCGGATCATCCGGGGGCCGTCCATTCTGGACCGGGCCGTCGCCACCGACGTGCTGCTGGCCATCGTGGTCGCCGCCATCGCCACCGAGGCCGCGTACAGCCGGGACGCCACCGCGTTGCCGGTGCTGGTGGTGCTCGCGATCCTCGGTTTCGTCGGCTCGGTCAGCGTCGCCCGCTTCGCGGCCCGGAAGGACCCGAAGTGA
- a CDS encoding Na+/H+ antiporter subunit E: protein MSADPLTPGQPIEPPNPPLTRRARRRNLAVAVTALVTVWVLLWGTFTWANLISGLLVAAVLLAVFPLPPVTFAGRLHPLGLLRFGLRFLRDLVVASAQIAWLAVRFGHTPRGAIIAVPLRINTDLNLTLTAEALSLVPGSLILEVDRTTGTLYIHVLGVRTIEEVEQFRQEVLELEMRIIAAIGSPDEQRRAVEATHTGTSPPADLSGASS, encoded by the coding sequence GTGAGCGCCGATCCGTTGACGCCGGGCCAGCCGATCGAGCCGCCGAACCCGCCGCTGACCCGGCGCGCCCGACGGCGCAACCTGGCCGTCGCGGTGACCGCCCTGGTCACCGTCTGGGTGCTGCTCTGGGGCACCTTCACCTGGGCCAACCTGATCAGTGGGCTGCTCGTCGCGGCCGTGCTGCTGGCCGTCTTCCCGCTGCCACCGGTGACCTTCGCCGGTCGGCTGCACCCGCTGGGGCTGCTCCGCTTCGGGCTGCGCTTCCTGCGTGACCTGGTGGTGGCCAGCGCCCAGATCGCCTGGCTGGCCGTCCGGTTCGGGCACACACCGCGCGGCGCGATCATCGCCGTGCCGCTGCGGATCAACACCGACCTGAACCTCACCCTCACCGCCGAGGCGCTCTCGCTGGTGCCGGGCAGCCTCATCCTCGAGGTCGACCGGACCACCGGCACCCTCTACATCCACGTGCTCGGCGTCCGGACCATCGAGGAGGTCGAGCAGTTCCGGCAGGAGGTCCTGGAGTTGGAGATGCGGATCATCGCCGCCATCGGCTCCCCGGACGAGCAGCGCCGGGCTGTCGAAGCCACCCATACCGGCACGTCACCGCCGGCCGACCTGTCAGGGGCATCGAGTTGA
- the mnhG gene encoding monovalent cation/H(+) antiporter subunit G, with product MSLATVLDAVAAVCLISGALLSLAAGIALVRFPDLLSRMHAAAKPQVLGLLLVLLGCALRLRTGVDITTLVLVGVFQLASAPVAAHMVGRAAYPHDEIRTDLLITDELAAHLDRISERS from the coding sequence GTGAGCCTGGCCACCGTCCTCGACGCCGTCGCCGCGGTCTGCCTGATCTCCGGCGCGCTGCTCAGCCTCGCCGCCGGGATCGCTCTGGTCCGCTTCCCCGACCTGCTCTCCCGGATGCACGCCGCCGCCAAACCCCAGGTCCTCGGCCTGCTGCTGGTCCTGCTCGGGTGCGCGCTGCGGCTGCGCACCGGAGTGGACATCACCACCCTCGTCCTGGTCGGTGTGTTCCAACTGGCCAGCGCTCCGGTGGCCGCGCACATGGTCGGCCGGGCCGCGTACCCGCACGACGAGATCCGGACGGACCTGCTGATCACCGACGAGCTGGCCGCGCACCTCGACCGGATCAGCGAACGCTCCTGA
- a CDS encoding aminotransferase class I/II-fold pyridoxal phosphate-dependent enzyme, whose amino-acid sequence MTTTAELDQREDGELIEIILRAARAGDVETMAKTAIEVSEMIRNWATHIPWDDFLEVDASGADGELARITDDLTEMWEPAHLRNPVDPDEEYALDKNAYDFYRPAGRNLLSRTEDFYGWVEARRRTETWQYSRVLEAAPDSVAQITNDLGKRTRGINFNSQDYLSFNTHPAIREAASRAMRDYGPHSAGSPMVLGNTHISDELETALGELVGLDHVTLFPTGWAAGFGAVVGLVRQSDHILIDRLAHSCLQQGARAATRNVVRYEHLNVEAVRQHLAEIRATDTRNGILVVTDGLFSVDADWPDLVTLQRTCREYDATLLVDVAHDLGSMGPGGTGVLGMQNLLGEIDIVMGAFSKTFCSNGGFVASNSPALKQYIKMFGGSHFFSNALSPVQTAVVLEAAKIIRSPEGDALRGKLFTAIHALRDELTSRGLTCMGEPSPIVPLLIGNEKLARTANRLLFDRGVLAFMVEFPVTPTGSSRFRLQVQANHRPEEAREAARIIEGAIADSRAYLSSAFGSAPK is encoded by the coding sequence GTGACCACCACCGCCGAGCTGGACCAGCGCGAAGACGGCGAACTGATCGAGATCATCCTGCGCGCGGCGCGGGCCGGGGACGTCGAGACGATGGCGAAGACCGCCATCGAGGTCTCCGAAATGATCCGCAACTGGGCCACCCACATTCCCTGGGACGACTTCCTCGAGGTCGACGCGTCCGGGGCGGACGGGGAACTCGCCCGGATCACCGACGACCTGACCGAGATGTGGGAGCCGGCGCACCTGCGCAACCCCGTCGACCCCGACGAGGAGTACGCACTGGACAAGAACGCGTACGACTTCTACCGGCCGGCCGGGCGGAACCTGCTGTCGCGTACCGAGGACTTCTACGGCTGGGTGGAGGCCCGCCGCCGGACCGAGACCTGGCAGTACTCCCGGGTGCTCGAGGCCGCCCCGGACAGCGTCGCCCAGATCACCAACGACCTGGGCAAGCGGACCCGGGGCATCAACTTCAACTCGCAGGACTACCTGTCGTTCAACACCCACCCGGCGATCCGGGAGGCGGCGTCCCGGGCGATGCGGGACTACGGCCCGCACAGCGCCGGCTCGCCGATGGTGCTCGGCAACACCCACATCTCCGACGAGTTGGAGACCGCCCTCGGCGAACTGGTGGGGCTCGACCACGTGACGCTCTTCCCGACCGGCTGGGCGGCCGGCTTCGGTGCGGTGGTCGGGCTGGTCCGCCAGTCCGACCACATCCTGATCGACCGGCTGGCCCACTCATGCCTGCAACAGGGTGCCCGGGCGGCCACCCGGAACGTGGTTCGCTACGAGCATCTCAACGTCGAGGCGGTCCGCCAGCACCTGGCCGAGATCCGGGCCACCGACACCCGCAACGGCATCCTGGTGGTCACCGACGGCCTCTTCTCCGTGGACGCCGACTGGCCCGACCTGGTCACCCTCCAGCGAACCTGCCGGGAGTACGACGCCACCCTGCTGGTCGACGTCGCCCACGACCTCGGCTCGATGGGACCGGGCGGCACGGGCGTGCTGGGCATGCAGAACCTGCTCGGCGAGATCGACATCGTGATGGGCGCGTTCTCGAAGACGTTCTGCTCCAACGGCGGCTTCGTGGCGTCCAACTCCCCGGCGCTCAAGCAGTACATCAAGATGTTCGGCGGCAGCCACTTCTTCTCCAACGCGCTCTCGCCGGTGCAGACGGCGGTGGTGCTGGAGGCGGCCAAGATCATCCGGTCGCCGGAGGGGGACGCGCTGCGCGGGAAGCTCTTCACCGCCATCCACGCGCTCCGCGACGAGCTGACCAGCCGGGGGCTGACCTGCATGGGTGAGCCGTCGCCGATCGTGCCGCTGCTGATCGGCAACGAGAAGCTCGCCCGTACCGCGAACCGGCTCCTCTTCGACCGGGGGGTCCTCGCGTTCATGGTGGAGTTCCCGGTGACCCCGACCGGGTCGTCCCGGTTCCGGCTCCAGGTGCAGGCCAACCACCGGCCCGAGGAGGCCCGCGAGGCCGCCCGGATCATCGAGGGCGCCATCGCGGACTCCCGCGCGTACCTGTCCAGCGCGTTCGGCAGCGCCCCCAAGTAG
- the yidD gene encoding membrane protein insertion efficiency factor YidD, which yields MIRRILEGARENRRQQRKMQKSNNPDGCCDCCDFGLFSTLLLVGSTVAARTGAPGLDRAGVATIRGYRRWLSPYWPGRCRFTPTCGAYGLSAVERHGLAVGGRLAAERVRRCRPTVPRGTHDPVR from the coding sequence GTGATCAGACGAATCTTGGAAGGCGCCCGGGAAAATCGTCGGCAGCAGCGGAAGATGCAGAAGTCCAACAACCCGGACGGCTGCTGCGACTGCTGCGATTTCGGTCTGTTCTCCACGCTGCTGCTGGTCGGCTCGACTGTGGCGGCCCGAACCGGGGCGCCGGGGCTGGACCGGGCGGGTGTGGCGACGATCCGGGGCTACCGCCGCTGGTTGTCGCCGTACTGGCCCGGGCGGTGCCGGTTCACCCCGACGTGTGGCGCGTACGGGCTGTCCGCAGTGGAGCGGCACGGGCTGGCGGTGGGCGGGCGGCTGGCCGCCGAACGGGTACGGCGCTGCCGCCCCACGGTGCCGCGCGGCACCCACGACCCGGTGCGCTGA
- a CDS encoding NAD(P)/FAD-dependent oxidoreductase: MYDAIVVGARCAGASAALLLARRGHRVLVVDRSSFPSDVISTHFLWPHGMSYLNRWGVLDQVTAVTPTHTAIDVINDGIRLTGSVPEDLLREYFRDLHGDDSGVVQSYASIRRRVLDQILVEAAAKAGAEVRTNFSVRELIVEDGRVVGIRGRSVDGQPVEERARIVVGADGRNSFVARTLGLPKFDERPRCTFAYWSYFSGFDPGHAQLHRRGRLAAAAVPTNFEQNMVLVWGPSDWSREFRADVPGNFQRALDFVSPELGELVRTRGVREERIYGTLDQSGFVRPLHGPGWVLVGDAESAKDQCTAIGMTHAFRDAELVAAALDRWLTGETSVDEAMAGYEGRRRSQNAAAYYDYVCTLAEMRPYRHDELQLFVALRGNQQETDRFIATHADIAPVSEFFQASNLFLLNDAAKESSADHAVFEDFAETSRMYQQNLFA, encoded by the coding sequence ATGTACGACGCGATAGTCGTCGGTGCGCGCTGCGCGGGCGCCTCCGCCGCGCTCCTGCTCGCCCGGCGCGGGCACCGGGTGCTCGTGGTGGACCGTTCGTCGTTTCCCAGCGACGTCATCTCGACGCACTTCCTCTGGCCGCACGGAATGTCCTACCTGAACCGGTGGGGAGTGCTGGACCAGGTCACCGCGGTCACCCCCACCCACACCGCCATCGACGTCATCAACGACGGCATCCGGCTGACCGGGTCGGTGCCGGAGGACCTGCTCCGGGAGTACTTCCGGGACCTGCACGGCGACGACTCCGGCGTGGTGCAGAGCTACGCCTCCATCCGCCGCCGGGTGCTCGACCAGATCCTCGTCGAGGCCGCCGCCAAGGCCGGCGCCGAGGTACGTACCAACTTCTCGGTACGGGAACTGATCGTCGAGGACGGCCGGGTGGTCGGCATCCGGGGCCGTTCCGTCGACGGGCAGCCGGTCGAGGAACGTGCCCGGATCGTGGTCGGCGCCGACGGCCGGAACTCGTTCGTCGCCCGTACCCTCGGCCTGCCGAAGTTCGACGAGCGGCCGCGGTGCACGTTCGCCTACTGGAGCTACTTCTCCGGCTTCGACCCTGGCCACGCGCAACTGCACCGGCGCGGCCGGCTCGCCGCCGCAGCGGTGCCCACCAACTTCGAGCAGAACATGGTGCTGGTCTGGGGGCCGAGCGACTGGTCCCGGGAGTTCCGGGCCGACGTGCCCGGCAACTTCCAGCGGGCGCTGGACTTCGTCAGCCCCGAACTCGGGGAGCTGGTCCGGACCCGGGGTGTTCGGGAGGAACGCATCTACGGCACCCTCGACCAGTCCGGGTTCGTCCGGCCGCTGCACGGGCCCGGCTGGGTGCTCGTCGGCGACGCCGAGTCCGCCAAGGACCAGTGCACGGCGATCGGCATGACGCACGCCTTCCGGGACGCGGAACTGGTCGCCGCCGCGCTCGACCGGTGGCTGACCGGCGAGACGTCGGTCGACGAGGCGATGGCCGGGTACGAGGGCCGCCGCCGCAGCCAGAACGCCGCCGCCTACTACGACTACGTCTGCACGCTCGCCGAGATGCGCCCGTACCGGCACGACGAGTTGCAGCTCTTCGTGGCGCTGCGCGGTAACCAGCAGGAGACCGACCGGTTCATCGCCACCCACGCCGACATCGCCCCGGTGTCGGAGTTCTTCCAGGCGTCGAACCTGTTCCTGCTCAACGACGCCGCGAAGGAGTCCTCCGCCGACCACGCGGTCTTCGAGGACTTCGCCGAGACGTCCCGCATGTACCAGCAGAACCTCTTCGCCTGA